The proteins below come from a single Deltaproteobacteria bacterium genomic window:
- a CDS encoding acyltransferase, which translates to MSPSSKTGSAAPRGAGGGSRSGLLDLVRLFASFDIVAYHTGGALGDGSMFRLGIGMEIFLLMSGVSVGLHSGERPLRPFLAERARRYLTPFAFWWVVYAALLSFSALRHEQPAFSWFEPSMIWRGSYYHLWFMPVALGVCVAVEALRLASRNVPSRVFVAVVLLLSPLLFHAGPALRPHVSIGVYEWVWAIPAVPISVAFCRIIALPRTPRWPLAMLCFAGAVALSGLAVWYVDRDTFPLRFAVGAFLIGLGFAVSYPSNALLFRIRTMTAGIFLCHPLVIRGVLRFIEPLPIALIAAIIWVLAACLTLVLQRTRLARFAGAPPETAAPVARHKPSHAVSA; encoded by the coding sequence ATGTCGCCTAGCTCCAAAACGGGTTCCGCAGCTCCTCGAGGCGCGGGTGGCGGCAGCCGCTCCGGACTGCTCGACCTGGTGCGCCTGTTCGCCAGCTTCGACATCGTCGCCTATCACACGGGCGGCGCGCTCGGCGACGGCTCGATGTTCCGACTCGGCATCGGCATGGAGATCTTCCTGCTGATGAGCGGTGTGAGCGTGGGCCTGCACTCTGGCGAGCGGCCGCTCCGCCCGTTCCTGGCGGAGCGCGCCAGGCGCTATCTGACGCCCTTCGCGTTCTGGTGGGTCGTCTACGCCGCCTTGCTCAGCTTCTCCGCGCTCCGACACGAGCAGCCGGCGTTCAGCTGGTTCGAGCCGAGCATGATCTGGCGGGGCAGCTACTACCACCTCTGGTTCATGCCGGTCGCGCTCGGCGTCTGCGTCGCGGTCGAGGCGCTGCGCCTGGCCTCGCGCAACGTGCCGAGCAGGGTCTTCGTCGCCGTCGTCCTGCTGCTCTCGCCGCTGCTCTTCCACGCCGGCCCGGCGCTGCGCCCGCACGTCTCGATCGGCGTGTACGAGTGGGTCTGGGCGATTCCCGCGGTGCCGATCTCGGTGGCGTTCTGTCGGATCATCGCGCTGCCGCGGACGCCGCGCTGGCCGCTTGCGATGCTCTGCTTCGCGGGCGCGGTCGCTTTGAGCGGCCTCGCCGTCTGGTACGTCGACCGCGACACCTTCCCGCTGCGCTTCGCGGTGGGCGCGTTCCTGATCGGCCTCGGCTTCGCGGTCTCGTATCCGTCGAACGCGCTCCTGTTCCGGATCCGCACCATGACGGCCGGGATCTTCCTGTGTCACCCGCTGGTGATCCGCGGCGTGCTCCGCTTCATCGAGCCGCTTCCGATCGCGCTGATCGCGGCGATCATCTGGGTTCTCGCCGCGTGCCTGACCCTCGTGCTCCAGCGCACCCGCCTGGCGCGCTTCGCGGGCGCGCCGCCCGAGACCGCCGCGCCTGTCGCGAGGCACAAGCCGAGTCACGCTGTTTCCGCGTGA
- a CDS encoding glucan 1,3-beta-glucosidase yields the protein MTPSLFAGLAARDETSFCAELGRERAAQRLRAHWDAFVSRDDFAWLAEIGIDAVRIPLGHWIFGPPYPYHESYGADPHPYVEGGIDVLDRALDQAAEHGLRVALDLHAAPGCQNGFDNGGIQDVCDWHTREEYLAHSVDVLARLASRYRGHAALHAIELLNEPRWDVPTELLKGWYLRAYAAVRAHCRAEDVAVIVHDGFRSHREYLGFLQPPRFENAILDVHRYQCFDPADIALDLAGHVHKAGVLWRDEAETIQAELGLPAIVGEWSLGLAPATTAATEPAVLDAALRAYASAQLEAFERYHGWFFWSYRTETMPAWSLRDSVERGWLPRRFD from the coding sequence ATGACGCCGAGCCTCTTCGCGGGGCTCGCGGCTCGGGACGAGACCTCGTTCTGCGCGGAGCTCGGCCGAGAACGGGCGGCGCAGCGCCTCCGAGCGCACTGGGACGCCTTCGTCTCGCGCGACGACTTCGCCTGGCTGGCCGAGATCGGCATCGACGCGGTCCGCATTCCGCTCGGGCACTGGATCTTCGGGCCGCCGTATCCGTACCACGAGAGCTACGGCGCCGACCCGCACCCCTACGTCGAGGGCGGGATCGACGTGCTCGACCGCGCGCTCGACCAGGCGGCGGAGCACGGGCTTCGCGTCGCGCTCGATCTGCACGCGGCGCCGGGCTGCCAGAACGGCTTCGACAACGGCGGAATCCAGGACGTGTGTGACTGGCACACTCGCGAGGAGTATCTCGCGCACTCGGTCGACGTGCTCGCGCGACTCGCGTCGCGCTACCGCGGCCACGCGGCGCTGCACGCGATCGAGCTTCTGAACGAGCCGCGCTGGGACGTGCCGACGGAGCTTCTGAAGGGCTGGTACCTGCGCGCGTACGCCGCGGTGCGCGCGCACTGCCGCGCCGAGGACGTGGCCGTGATCGTCCACGACGGCTTCCGCTCGCACCGCGAGTATCTCGGCTTCCTGCAGCCGCCGCGCTTCGAGAACGCGATCCTCGACGTGCACCGCTACCAGTGCTTCGACCCGGCGGACATCGCGCTCGACCTCGCCGGGCACGTGCACAAGGCGGGGGTTCTGTGGCGGGACGAGGCCGAGACGATCCAGGCCGAGCTCGGCCTGCCCGCGATCGTCGGCGAGTGGAGCCTCGGGCTCGCGCCCGCGACGACAGCGGCGACGGAGCCCGCCGTGCTCGACGCGGCGCTCCGCGCCTACGCGTCGGCGCAGCTCGAAGCCTTCGAGCGCTACCACGGCTGGTTCTTCTGGAGCTACCGCACGGAGACCATGCCGGCCTGGAGCCTGCGCGACTCGGTCGAGCGCGGCTGGCTGCCGCGGCGCTTCGATTGA
- a CDS encoding ABC transporter ATP-binding protein/permease gives MIQLAGPYWSCERKRRIRGVTLLLFLLTVAQVGIAVWGNYWNRALFDALEQRSVRGVLVQVGVFALIFAASIGVTAAHLLAKRWLQLDWRAWLTEQLVGRWMRDGRHYRLLFSAGEHDNPDQRIAEDIRIATESAIALAHTLVYSLLTLGLFVEILWSVSGSMTLPGTTTQVPGYMVPLAFLYAGVGTALGWLLGRPLVRTTNALQSAEADYRFGLARAREHSESIALMHGEPIERSGAASRFARIVRDWDRQSLAYMGIVSFSTGYGGLLPVFPILVAAPQYILGAMSLGALMQAAQAFQRLTSALSWPVDNVGEIARCRASADRVRSLYDDMQRLDAETRAPTDHRIAIAESDGHRIAFEDLCIADPSGLVLLEHFDAEIRRGERVLVAGDPTVTSSLFKVIGGLWPWGSGRVRLPASGSSVFMPQRPFLPEGTLRRALCYPRPPDAHSDERIRYALECAGVAWLAPRLDDAASWEQVLPLRAQQRLGFVRVFLQRPAWIFMEEATDAFDPKGERLILEMLHRELPDAGVLTISFHPGLEPLHQRKIVLTRLREKKYL, from the coding sequence ATGATCCAGCTCGCCGGCCCTTACTGGAGCTGCGAGCGCAAGCGCAGGATTCGCGGAGTGACCCTGCTGCTGTTCCTGCTCACGGTCGCGCAGGTGGGGATCGCGGTCTGGGGGAACTACTGGAACCGCGCGCTCTTCGACGCGCTCGAGCAGCGCTCGGTGCGCGGCGTGCTGGTGCAGGTCGGCGTCTTCGCGCTGATCTTCGCGGCGTCGATCGGGGTCACGGCGGCGCACCTGCTCGCCAAGCGCTGGCTGCAGCTCGACTGGCGCGCCTGGCTCACCGAGCAGCTGGTCGGGCGCTGGATGCGGGACGGCCGCCACTACCGGCTGCTGTTTTCCGCGGGCGAGCACGACAACCCCGACCAGCGCATCGCCGAGGACATCCGCATCGCGACCGAGAGCGCGATCGCGCTCGCGCACACTCTGGTCTACTCGCTGCTCACGCTCGGGCTCTTCGTCGAGATCCTCTGGTCGGTCTCCGGCTCGATGACCCTGCCCGGAACCACCACGCAGGTGCCGGGCTACATGGTGCCGCTCGCGTTCCTGTACGCGGGCGTGGGCACGGCGCTGGGCTGGCTGCTCGGGCGGCCGCTCGTGCGCACCACCAACGCGCTGCAGAGCGCCGAGGCGGACTACCGCTTCGGGCTGGCTCGGGCGCGCGAGCACTCGGAGTCGATCGCGCTCATGCACGGCGAGCCGATCGAGCGCAGCGGCGCCGCGTCGCGCTTCGCTCGGATCGTCCGTGACTGGGATCGCCAGTCACTCGCCTACATGGGGATCGTCTCGTTCTCGACCGGCTACGGCGGGCTGCTGCCGGTGTTCCCGATCCTGGTCGCGGCGCCGCAGTACATCCTGGGCGCGATGTCGCTCGGCGCGCTGATGCAGGCCGCGCAGGCGTTCCAGCGCCTGACCTCCGCGCTCTCCTGGCCGGTCGACAACGTGGGAGAGATCGCGCGCTGCCGCGCGTCGGCCGACCGCGTGCGCTCGCTGTACGACGACATGCAGCGGCTCGACGCCGAGACGCGCGCGCCCACGGACCACCGCATCGCCATCGCCGAGTCCGACGGCCACCGGATCGCGTTCGAGGATCTCTGCATCGCCGACCCGTCGGGGCTGGTCCTGCTCGAGCACTTCGACGCCGAGATCCGCCGCGGCGAGCGGGTGCTCGTCGCCGGCGATCCGACCGTGACGAGCAGCCTGTTCAAGGTGATCGGCGGGCTCTGGCCGTGGGGAAGCGGGCGGGTGCGGCTTCCCGCGAGCGGCAGCAGCGTGTTCATGCCGCAGCGGCCGTTCCTGCCCGAGGGCACGCTGCGCCGCGCCCTCTGCTATCCGCGTCCGCCGGACGCGCACAGCGACGAGCGGATCCGCTACGCGCTCGAGTGCGCAGGCGTCGCCTGGCTGGCTCCGCGCCTCGACGACGCCGCGAGCTGGGAGCAGGTGCTGCCGCTGCGCGCGCAGCAGCGGCTCGGCTTCGTGCGCGTGTTTCTGCAGCGGCCGGCCTGGATCTTCATGGAAGAGGCGACCGACGCCTTCGACCCCAAGGGCGAGCGGCTGATCCTGGAGATGCTGCACCGCGAGCTGCCCGACGCGGGCGTGCTCACGATCAGCTTCCACCCCGGGCTCGAGCCGCTGCACCAGCGCAAGATCGTTCTCACGCGCCTGCGCGAGAAGAAGTACCTCTAG
- a CDS encoding DUF1702 family protein, giving the protein MDAVLLQISSRIRSHLFGIDTREVEFARRGFAVREPTAAARLEGVARTFVAGYRLALAQPEAGRLALELDRIPAERRGFAYEGAGMALELLDRVTPWRRDRLQSFLAGPGEPHTYMVLIGAGWAWARLRRRVEPLLRSLDPVVGWLALDGYGFHEGFFHTERTVARHEQPHGLRGAALRVFDCGLGRSLWFVCCADPDAVAACVAGFPVERRADLWSGIGLACSYAGGVDDEAVERLVRRAGAQRGAMAQGAAFAAEARLRAVIPAEHTRRAVERIAGSSVELAAKLCHSELARVEAVPRRAGDETGFEGWRRGIRETLERGFPAGVGAGS; this is encoded by the coding sequence ATGGATGCTGTCTTGCTGCAGATCTCCTCACGAATCCGGAGTCACCTCTTCGGGATCGACACCCGCGAGGTCGAGTTCGCACGGCGCGGCTTCGCGGTCCGCGAGCCGACCGCGGCGGCGCGACTCGAAGGCGTGGCTCGGACCTTCGTCGCCGGGTATCGGCTGGCGCTGGCACAGCCCGAGGCGGGGCGACTCGCGCTCGAGCTCGATCGGATCCCGGCCGAGCGGCGCGGCTTCGCTTACGAGGGCGCGGGAATGGCGCTCGAGCTTCTGGACCGCGTGACTCCGTGGCGGCGCGATCGCCTGCAGTCCTTTCTCGCTGGCCCCGGCGAGCCACACACGTACATGGTTCTGATCGGCGCGGGCTGGGCGTGGGCGCGGCTGCGGCGGCGGGTGGAGCCGCTGCTTCGCTCGCTCGATCCCGTGGTCGGCTGGCTGGCGCTGGACGGGTACGGCTTCCACGAGGGCTTCTTCCACACCGAGAGGACCGTCGCGCGACACGAGCAGCCGCACGGTCTGCGCGGTGCAGCGCTGCGCGTCTTCGACTGCGGCCTCGGCCGCAGCCTCTGGTTCGTCTGCTGCGCGGACCCCGACGCCGTCGCCGCCTGCGTCGCGGGCTTTCCGGTCGAACGTCGCGCCGATCTCTGGAGCGGCATCGGCCTCGCCTGCTCGTACGCGGGCGGCGTGGACGACGAGGCGGTCGAGCGGCTCGTTCGGCGCGCGGGCGCGCAGCGCGGCGCCATGGCCCAGGGAGCGGCCTTTGCCGCCGAGGCGCGGCTGCGTGCAGTTATTCCCGCGGAGCACACGCGGCGCGCGGTCGAGCGGATCGCCGGCAGCTCCGTCGAGCTCGCGGCCAAGCTCTGTCACAGCGAGCTCGCTCGGGTCGAAGCGGTACCTCGCCGCGCCGGTGACGAGACGGGGTTCGAGGGCTGGCGTCGCGGAATCCGCGAGACACTCGAGCGCGGCTTCCCCGCCGGTGTCGGGGCCGGGTCGTGA
- a CDS encoding CRTAC1 family protein, producing the protein MTDRLPAHRRHAAKLAAIALIAAVGSAVGLPELGADERSALASRFHFAPVALEEWSEGPHQTRRSVNPSLERHSGWISAVGAAVALADIDGDGLANDVCQVDPRTDRVTIAPVPGSGARYPITALSAGSLPYDAATMAPMGCVPGDFNEDGRTDLFVYYWGRTPISFLSRAAPGEKPSAAGYVPLELSRSGERWYTNAATFADIDGDGHADLLIGNYFQDGARILDAGATEPDSMQHSMSRAYNGGKNRVFLWSAKDSGTSREPRVAYREVAGVFDELSLHAWTLAIGAADLDGDLRPELYFANDFGPDRLYRNASRAGRPRFELVEGKRGLDTPRSRVLGRDSFKGMGVDFADVNGDGRLDFFISNIADDYALLESHFLFVSDGEWGSPGTGVAPYSDQGDALGVARSSWGWDTRFGDFDNDGVPEAVQATGFAKGDTNRWPELQELATANDELLALAGTWPRFQAGDDLSGHAPNPFYARASDGRYYDLSAELGIDQPQVSRGIATADVDGDGDLDFAVANQWEPSVFYRNERSGAANAFLGLHLAHPVGGAAKEVRVRSGHPDGASWPAIGAAATVRRADGRVLVGQVDGGNGHSGVRSPELHFGLGDAGDRSSRVLVRYRDRFGRPAQVELDLASGWHTVVLPDAPDPDWLVGAAAHDERAGGVQ; encoded by the coding sequence GTGACGGATCGGCTGCCCGCCCATCGGCGTCACGCGGCCAAGCTCGCGGCGATCGCGCTGATCGCTGCGGTCGGCTCCGCCGTCGGCCTGCCCGAGCTCGGCGCCGACGAGCGATCCGCGCTCGCCTCGCGCTTCCACTTCGCACCGGTCGCGCTCGAGGAGTGGTCCGAAGGCCCCCACCAGACCCGGCGCAGCGTGAACCCGAGCCTGGAGCGCCACTCCGGCTGGATCTCCGCGGTCGGCGCGGCCGTCGCGCTCGCGGACATCGATGGCGACGGCCTCGCGAACGACGTGTGTCAGGTCGACCCGCGCACGGACCGAGTCACGATCGCGCCGGTGCCGGGAAGCGGCGCCCGCTACCCGATCACCGCGCTCTCGGCTGGCTCGCTGCCATACGACGCCGCCACGATGGCGCCGATGGGCTGCGTGCCTGGCGACTTCAACGAGGACGGCCGAACGGATCTGTTCGTGTACTACTGGGGCCGCACGCCGATCTCGTTCCTGTCCCGCGCCGCCCCCGGCGAGAAGCCGAGCGCCGCGGGCTACGTCCCGCTCGAGCTCAGCCGCAGCGGCGAGCGCTGGTACACCAACGCCGCCACGTTCGCCGACATCGACGGCGACGGCCACGCGGACCTGCTGATCGGCAACTACTTCCAGGACGGCGCGCGAATCCTGGACGCAGGCGCGACCGAGCCCGATTCGATGCAGCACTCCATGTCGCGCGCCTACAACGGGGGCAAGAACCGCGTCTTCCTGTGGTCGGCGAAGGATTCGGGCACGAGTCGCGAGCCGCGCGTGGCGTACCGGGAAGTCGCTGGAGTCTTCGACGAGCTCTCGCTGCACGCGTGGACGCTCGCGATCGGAGCCGCCGACCTCGACGGCGACCTGCGGCCCGAGCTGTACTTCGCCAACGACTTCGGACCGGATCGCCTGTACCGCAACGCCTCACGCGCGGGCCGACCGCGCTTCGAGCTGGTAGAAGGCAAGCGCGGGCTCGACACACCGCGCTCTCGCGTTCTCGGACGCGACTCGTTCAAGGGAATGGGCGTGGACTTCGCCGACGTGAACGGCGACGGTCGACTCGACTTCTTCATCAGCAACATCGCCGACGACTACGCGCTGCTCGAGAGCCACTTTCTGTTCGTGAGCGACGGCGAATGGGGCAGCCCGGGCACGGGCGTCGCGCCCTACTCCGACCAGGGCGATGCGCTCGGCGTCGCGCGCAGCAGCTGGGGCTGGGACACGCGCTTTGGCGACTTCGACAACGACGGCGTGCCCGAGGCCGTGCAGGCCACAGGCTTCGCGAAGGGTGACACCAACCGCTGGCCCGAGCTGCAGGAGCTCGCGACCGCGAACGACGAGCTGCTGGCGCTCGCGGGAACCTGGCCGCGCTTCCAGGCGGGCGACGATCTCTCCGGTCACGCTCCGAACCCGTTCTACGCGCGCGCCAGCGACGGACGCTACTACGACCTGTCGGCGGAGCTCGGCATCGATCAGCCGCAAGTCTCGCGCGGCATCGCCACCGCGGACGTCGACGGCGACGGCGACCTCGACTTCGCGGTCGCGAACCAGTGGGAGCCGTCGGTCTTCTATCGCAACGAGCGCTCCGGAGCGGCGAACGCCTTCCTGGGCCTGCACCTCGCCCACCCCGTGGGCGGCGCGGCGAAAGAGGTCCGCGTGCGCAGCGGACACCCGGACGGCGCGAGCTGGCCCGCGATCGGCGCCGCGGCGACCGTGCGCCGCGCGGACGGGCGCGTCCTGGTCGGCCAGGTCGACGGCGGAAACGGCCACTCGGGCGTGCGCAGCCCGGAGCTCCACTTCGGGCTCGGCGACGCGGGAGACCGATCGAGCCGCGTCCTCGTGCGCTACCGCGACCGCTTCGGACGGCCCGCGCAGGTCGAGCTCGATCTCGCTTCGGGCTGGCACACCGTGGTGTTGCCGGACGCGCCGGACCCCGACTGGCTGGTCGGCGCGGCCGCGCACGACGAACGCGCGGGAGGCGTGCAGTGA
- a CDS encoding enediyne biosynthesis protein UnbU — translation MDWGQQARLGGLRRFAFAITLLNVVGHVFLGFETSWAHPLAALATGYTVELLLETIDARARRTKPRYLTGSFGGFVDFLLSAHISSLAVSMLLYPNEHLMPVVFATTLAIGSKLAFRVEIDGRTRHFMNPSNLGIATTLFLFPWVGIAPPYQFTENIAGPWDWAFPLLVVTTGSFINARFTRRLPLLLAWLGGFAAQAWLRHWLLGAALVPALGPMTGLAFLLFTFYMVTDPPTTPTSKRNQILFGLGVAATYGLLMAWHVVFGLFFSLVIVCGIRGGWHVAASLLGRAGPRSV, via the coding sequence ATCGACTGGGGCCAGCAGGCGCGGCTCGGGGGTCTGCGGCGCTTCGCCTTCGCGATCACGCTGCTGAACGTCGTCGGCCACGTCTTCCTCGGCTTCGAGACCTCCTGGGCGCACCCGCTGGCGGCGCTGGCGACCGGCTACACCGTCGAGCTCCTGCTCGAGACGATCGACGCGCGCGCGCGGAGAACCAAGCCCCGCTATCTCACCGGCTCCTTCGGCGGCTTCGTCGACTTCCTGCTCTCCGCGCACATCTCGTCGCTCGCGGTGTCGATGCTGCTCTACCCCAACGAACACCTGATGCCGGTGGTCTTCGCCACGACGCTCGCGATCGGCTCGAAGCTGGCGTTCCGCGTCGAGATCGACGGGCGCACGCGCCACTTCATGAACCCCTCGAACCTGGGGATCGCGACCACGCTCTTCCTGTTCCCATGGGTCGGCATCGCGCCGCCGTACCAGTTCACCGAGAACATCGCGGGGCCGTGGGACTGGGCGTTCCCGCTTCTCGTCGTCACGACCGGAAGCTTCATCAACGCGCGCTTCACGCGCCGGCTGCCGCTGCTGCTCGCCTGGCTCGGCGGCTTCGCCGCGCAGGCGTGGCTGCGGCACTGGCTGCTGGGCGCCGCGCTCGTTCCCGCGCTCGGGCCGATGACCGGCCTCGCATTCCTCCTCTTCACCTTCTACATGGTCACCGACCCGCCGACGACGCCGACCTCGAAGCGCAACCAGATCCTGTTCGGGCTCGGCGTGGCCGCGACTTACGGGCTGCTGATGGCCTGGCACGTGGTGTTCGGGCTGTTCTTCTCGCTCGTGATCGTCTGCGGGATTCGCGGCGGCTGGCACGTGGCCGCATCTCTCCTGGGCAGAGCCGGTCCGCGGTCGGTCTGA